One genomic segment of Helicobacter enhydrae includes these proteins:
- a CDS encoding arsenate reductase family protein produces MKVWGIKNCQSVKKALEVLERKNIAYVFIDYKKNPPSAAQIGQWVQQVGIDIVLNVKGKTYRDLQLKDKNLSLDAKIAMMCEYPTLIKRPILEKDEEVYFGFDEQKYEEIL; encoded by the coding sequence ATGAAAGTTTGGGGTATCAAAAATTGCCAAAGTGTCAAAAAGGCTTTGGAGGTGTTGGAGCGTAAAAACATAGCCTATGTGTTTATCGATTACAAAAAAAATCCTCCAAGTGCCGCACAGATCGGGCAGTGGGTGCAGCAAGTCGGTATAGACATCGTGCTCAATGTCAAAGGCAAAACCTATAGGGATTTGCAACTCAAAGATAAGAATCTAAGTCTGGATGCAAAAATCGCGATGATGTGTGAGTATCCCACCCTCATCAAGCGTCCGATTTTGGAAAAAGATGAGGAGGTGTATTTTGGTTTTGATGAGCAAAAGTATGAAGAGATTTTGTAG
- a CDS encoding SH3 domain-containing C40 family peptidase — protein MKRFCSLCIAVLFLYACSEHKDQEIADLKLPQDAMLYVTDQKPQNNAKQIQKLKEVYLAKFFAPFGDLKPNPNIDEVFWIQTSLKKNLGYSHNLEKFDQKDTQSLLQQMQIETYPNAMQKAIITKDTNVRAVPTLKPRFSKPNGYPFDRWQNSLIFYGTPVLITHYDSTKRFAHIQTEFVYGWVEVSDLALIDSAQIKQLEQSKAFVMPNRDDFNLYERNGAFATQARIGKLFVMAGEKQVWGFLRKSDGHLKMIKLPIKTDDFHSFPQAFSQVAVAGYINDLVGQKYGWGGMYEDRDCSAFVRDIYANFGLYLPRNSKAQGEYGTHQIRVEHLTMEEKRKIIIENAQPFATIFWLNGHIMMYIGRDSKGDIMVAHSAWSVQTQDAFGKREHKLGGVVITTLKPGNEFNGYVSRALTLGDRIKVINRLDQELQGF, from the coding sequence ATGAAGAGATTTTGTAGTCTTTGTATCGCAGTGCTTTTTTTGTATGCTTGTTCTGAGCACAAAGATCAAGAGATCGCAGATCTGAAGCTCCCTCAAGATGCGATGCTCTATGTCACAGATCAAAAACCTCAGAACAATGCTAAGCAGATCCAGAAACTTAAAGAAGTCTATCTTGCTAAGTTTTTTGCACCATTTGGGGATTTGAAGCCCAATCCAAACATCGATGAAGTGTTTTGGATCCAAACTTCGTTGAAAAAAAATTTGGGCTATAGCCATAATCTAGAAAAATTTGACCAAAAAGACACACAGAGTCTTTTGCAACAAATGCAAATCGAGACTTATCCCAATGCGATGCAAAAAGCAATCATCACTAAAGATACAAATGTAAGAGCTGTGCCAACGCTCAAGCCAAGGTTTTCCAAACCCAATGGCTATCCTTTTGATCGGTGGCAGAATTCATTGATTTTTTATGGCACTCCTGTGCTGATCACCCACTATGACAGCACCAAGCGTTTCGCACACATTCAGACAGAGTTTGTCTATGGTTGGGTGGAAGTGAGCGATTTGGCACTGATTGATTCTGCACAAATCAAACAACTTGAACAATCCAAAGCCTTTGTGATGCCAAATCGCGATGATTTCAATCTCTATGAACGCAATGGGGCGTTTGCGACACAAGCACGGATCGGCAAACTTTTTGTGATGGCGGGGGAAAAGCAGGTGTGGGGGTTTTTGAGAAAATCTGATGGGCATTTGAAAATGATCAAACTCCCTATCAAAACCGATGATTTCCACTCGTTTCCACAGGCTTTTTCTCAAGTGGCGGTGGCAGGATATATCAATGATTTGGTGGGGCAGAAATATGGCTGGGGTGGTATGTATGAAGATAGGGATTGTTCGGCTTTTGTCCGCGATATTTATGCAAACTTCGGACTTTATCTACCTCGCAATTCTAAGGCTCAAGGGGAGTATGGGACTCATCAAATCCGCGTAGAACATCTCACAATGGAAGAAAAACGCAAAATCATCATTGAAAACGCACAGCCTTTTGCCACGATTTTTTGGCTCAATGGGCATATTATGATGTATATCGGTAGAGATTCTAAGGGTGATATTATGGTGGCTCATAGTGCTTGGAGCGTGCAGACTCAAGACGCATTTGGCAAAAGAGAGCATAAGCTTGGGGGGGTTGTCATCACGACACTCAAGCCCGGCAATGAGTTCAATGGCTATGTTTCGCGTGCATTGACGCTTGGAGATCGTATCAAAGTGATCAATCGATTAGATCAAGAACTTCAAGGGTTTTAG
- a CDS encoding metal ABC transporter solute-binding protein, Zn/Mn family encodes MRLVWLCLFALSLFANDFQVKVGVSIAPYAYIVEKIGGSFVEIKIIVPPNKNPYTYTPNSAQVKEIKDFKIYIASGALFERRWLERFVNINPALRVLNFAETPCHSAFCYSWLSVDAIKEQAEKIAHLLRIIDLKNAQNYKRNLEQFKQELDELKGQIQSVFADPLSGRMVIGDQRIWGDYVKEFGLDSYDLSTEQKFPRQYNIYCIPFEDLKAKNYANPKIIVDIFAKDWRGMMMELTQNIARNHNAK; translated from the coding sequence ATGCGTTTGGTGTGGTTGTGTCTGTTTGCCCTTTCGTTGTTTGCCAATGATTTTCAAGTCAAAGTGGGCGTAAGTATCGCACCTTATGCCTATATCGTGGAGAAAATTGGTGGGAGTTTTGTGGAGATCAAAATCATAGTGCCACCCAACAAAAATCCCTATACCTATACCCCCAATTCCGCTCAAGTCAAAGAAATCAAAGATTTCAAAATTTATATTGCTTCAGGGGCTTTGTTTGAGCGTAGGTGGTTGGAGCGTTTTGTCAATATCAATCCGGCATTGCGTGTTTTGAATTTTGCTGAAACCCCTTGCCACTCTGCGTTTTGCTATTCTTGGTTGTCAGTTGATGCAATCAAGGAACAGGCAGAAAAAATCGCACATCTATTAAGAATCATAGATCTCAAGAATGCCCAAAACTACAAACGCAATCTTGAGCAATTCAAACAAGAGCTCGATGAGCTAAAAGGGCAGATTCAATCAGTTTTTGCCGATCCTCTAAGTGGTCGTATGGTGATCGGAGATCAGAGGATCTGGGGGGATTATGTCAAAGAGTTTGGGTTGGATAGTTATGATTTATCCACAGAGCAAAAATTCCCAAGACAATACAATATCTATTGCATTCCCTTTGAGGATTTGAAGGCTAAGAACTATGCAAATCCCAAAATCATCGTTGATATTTTTGCCAAAGATTGGAGGGGAATGATGATGGAACTCACTCAAAATATCGCAAGGAATCACAATGCAAAATAG
- a CDS encoding DUF5408 family protein encodes MQNSNNRAIKIAIFCVFFCVFVSLLTLYVLMIQIDSTAMMSHKLESLEKQVQDLKGKQ; translated from the coding sequence ATGCAAAATAGTAACAATCGTGCAATCAAAATCGCAATTTTCTGCGTGTTTTTCTGTGTCTTTGTGAGTTTATTGACACTTTATGTGTTGATGATTCAGATTGACTCTACAGCAATGATGAGCCACAAGCTTGAGAGCTTGGAAAAACAAGTGCAAGACTTAAAGGGCAAACAATGA